A single Callithrix jacchus isolate 240 chromosome 4, calJac240_pri, whole genome shotgun sequence DNA region contains:
- the H1-5 gene encoding histone H1.5, whose translation MSETAPAETATPAPVEKSPAKKKTTKKAAGAAKRKATGPPVSELITKAVAASKERNGLSLAALKKALAAGGYDVEKNNSRIKLGLKSLVSKGTLVQTKGTGASGSFKLNKKAASGEAKPKAKKAGAAKAKKPAGATPKKPKKAAGAKKAVKKTPKKAKKPAAAGVKKVAKSPKKAKAAAKPKKATKSPAKPKAVKPKAAKPKAAKPKAAKPKAAKAKKAAAKKK comes from the coding sequence ATGTCGGAAACCGCTCCCGCCGAGACGGCCACCCCAGCGCCGGTGGAGAAGTCCCCCGCTAAGAAGAAGACCACCAAGAAAGCGGCCGGCGCGGCCAAGCGCAAAGCGACCGGGCCCCCAGTCTCAGAGCTCATCACCAAGGCCGTGGCCGCTTCTAAGGAGCGCAATGGCCTTTCTTTGGCCGCTCTTAAAAAGGCCTTAGCGGCGGGTGGCTACGACGTGGAGAAGAACAACAGCCGCATCAAACTTGGTCTCAAGAGCCTGGTGAGCAAGGGCACCCTGGTGCAGACCAAGGGCACCGGTGCTTCCGGCTCCTTCAAGCTCAACAAGAAGGCGGCCTCCGGGGAAGCCAAGCCCAAGGCTAAAAAGGCGGGTGCCGCCAAAGCTAAGAAGCCCGCGGGGGCCACCCCTAAGAAGCCCAAGAAGGCTGCGGGAGCGAAAAAGGCAGTGAAGAAGACTCCGAAGAAGGCGAAGAAGCCCGCGGCGGCTGGAGTCAAAAAAGTGGCGAAGAGCCCCAAGAAAGCCAAGGCCGCCGCCAAGCCGAAAAAGGCAACGAAGAGTCCTGCCAAGCCCAAGGCTGTTAAGCCGAAGGCAGCAAAGCCCAAAGCCGCTAAGCCGAAAGCAGCAAAACCTAAAGCTGCAAAGGCCAAGAAGGCGGCTGCCAAAAAGAAGTAG
- the LOC100404972 gene encoding histone H2A type 1 — MSGRGKQGGKARAKAKTRSSRAGLQFPVGRVHRLLRKGNYAERVGAGAPVYLAAVLEYLTAEILELAGNAARDNKKTRIIPRHLQLAIRNDEELNKLLGKVTIAQGGVLPNIQAVLLPKKTESHHKAKGK, encoded by the coding sequence ATGTCCGGACGCGGCAAGCAGGGCGGCAAAGCCCGCGCCAAGGCCAAGACCCGCTCCTCCCGGGCCGGGCTTCAGTTCCCCGTGGGCCGCGTGCACCGCCTGCTCCGCAAGGGCAACTACGCCGAGCGGGTCGGGGCCGGAGCGCCGGTCTACCTGGCGGCGGTGCTGGAGTACCTGACGGCCGAGATCCTGGAGCTGGCGGGCAACGCGGCCCGCGACAACAAGAAGACCCGCATCATCCCGCGCCACCTGCAGCTGGCCATCCGCAACGACGAGGAGCTCAACAAGCTGCTGGGCAAGGTCACCATCGCGCAGGGCGGCGTCCTGcccaacatccaggccgtgcTGCTGCCCAAGAAGACCGAGAGCCACCACAAGGCTAAGGGCAAATAA
- the LOC144581991 gene encoding histone H2B type 1-C/E/F/G/I, producing MPEPAKSAPAPKKGSKKAVTKAQKKDGKKRKRSRKESYSVYVYKVLKQVHPDTGISSKAMGIMNSFVNDIFERIAGEASRLAHYNKRSTITSREIQTAVRLLLPGELAKHAVSEGTKAVTKYTSSK from the coding sequence ATGCCTGAGCCAGCGAAGTCCGCTCCCGCCCCGAAGAAGGGCTCCAAGAAGGCGGTGACCAAGGCGCAGAAGAAGGACGGTAAGAAGCGCAAGCGCAGCCGCAAGGAGAGCTACTCCGTGTACGTGTACAAGGTGCTGAAGCAGGTGCACCCCGACACCGGCATCTCCTCCAAGGCCATGGGCATCATGAACTCCTTCGTCAACGACATCTTCGAGCGCATCGCGGGCGAGGCCTCCCGCCTGGCGCATTACAACAAGCGCTCGACCATCACCTCCAGGGAGATCCAGACGGCCGTGCGCCTGCTGCTGCCTGGGGAGCTGGCCAAGCACGCCGTGTCGGAGGGCACCAAGGCCGTCACCAAGTACACCAGCTCCAAATGA
- the LOC100405337 gene encoding histone H2A type 1, translating into MSGRGKQGGKARAKAKTRSSRAGLQFPVGRVHRLLRKGNYAERVGAGAPVYLAAVLEYLTAEILELAGNAARDNKKTRIIPRHLQLAIRNDEELNKLLGKVTIAQGGVLPNIQAVLLPKKTESHHKAKGK; encoded by the coding sequence ATGTCCGGGCGCGGCAAGCAGGGCGGCAAAGCCCGCGCCAAGGCCAAGACCCGCTCCTCCCGGGCCGGGCTCCAGTTCCCCGTGGGCCGCGTGCACCGCCTGCTCCGCAAGGGCAACTACGCGGAGCGGGTCGGGGCCGGCGCGCCGGTCTACCTGGCGGCGGTGCTGGAGTACCTGACGGCCGAGATCCTGGAGCTGGCGGGCAACGCGGCCCGCGACAACAAGAAGACCCGCATCATCCCGCGCCACCTGCAGCTGGCCATCCGCAACGACGAGGAGCTCAACAAGCTGCTGGGCAAGGTCACCATCGCGCAGGGCGGCGTCCTGcccaacatccaggccgtgcTGCTGCCCAAGAAGACCGAGAGCCACCATAAGGCCAAGGGCAAGTAG